Proteins co-encoded in one Oncorhynchus keta strain PuntledgeMale-10-30-2019 chromosome 36, Oket_V2, whole genome shotgun sequence genomic window:
- the LOC118369919 gene encoding inhibitory synaptic factor 2A yields MVSKENSKVVLSNSESDSEAGPSQSLEVQYGPDGKQQVKKRNKALQVRFKDICDAQKEQRAGGRGARSISCKVAYRKYMTMPARRSIPNVTKSTGVQTSPDLTKHYQTFPFERKKGHTIKHTALVEDYKGQNNGFLSDLKGQEEALGLEECSSSQGAGKHVRQTQALLHHTDDSSGTEDLLSIANCVDGRACPDSSRITKDTECIANDPTPRGEPENPAYGARTKHKGLSKADTMGANPSAKRQLANCEEPLQDTRSKVTSPVAWNSLTQVEGLGLGSPSVRCKRKKAMQPNGQQSQTLPHPHSAGCSVARVKAHQCRSGTLPTPMKPQPGLDSQACPPGRQGACKEIVPLAGNGDIKEKLQAMENLISSSQETIKVLLGVIQELEKGEAQREGLSYRTGQDTANCDTCRNSACIIYSVELDFKQQEDKLQPLIKRLCPLDDPQYPALPYPHEVFTSTPKRKSKTESKKHGRWKLWFL; encoded by the exons ATGGTGAGCAAGGAAAACAGCAAGGTCGTGCTATCCAACTCAGAGTCCGATTCAGAGGCAGGCCCGTCACAAAGCCTGGAGGTGCAGTACGGTCCTGACGGCAAACAGCAGGTGAAGAAGAGGAACAAAGCCTTACAAGTCCGCTTCAAGGACATATGTGACGCCCAGAAGGAGCAGCGGGCAGGGGGGCGAGGAGCCCGGTCCATTTCCTGTAAAGTGGCTTACAGGAAGTACATGACGATGCCTGCGCGGCGCTCCATCCCCAATGTGACTAAGAGCACAGGTGTCCAGACGTCACCGGACCTTACGAAACACTACCAGACTTTCCCCTTCGAGCGAAAGAAAGGACACACGATCAAACACACGGCCTTGGTGGAGGACTACAAGGGCCAGAACAACGGGTTTTTGAGTGACTTGAAAGGGCAGGAGGAGGCGCTCGGTTTAGAGGAGTGCTCGTCTTCTCAGGGTGCAGGGAAGCATGTGCGGCAGACGCAAGCTCTGCTCCACCACACGGACGACAGCAGTGGTACAGAGGATCTGTTATCCATTGCCAACTGTGTAGATGGGCGTGCGTGCCCGGACTCCTCTCGCATCACAAAGGACACAGAATGCATTGCAAACGACCCAACTCCCAGGGGAGAGCCAGAGAACCCTGCCTATGGCGCGAGGACCAAACACAAAGGATTATCCAAAGCGGACACAATGGGTGCCAACCCTTCTGCCAAGCGCCAGCTGGCCAACTGTGAGGAACCCTTACAGGACACAAGGTCAAAGGTCACAAGTCCAGTTGCCTGGAACTCCCTGACGCAAGTGGAAGGTCTAGGCCTAGGGAGTCCGTCGGTGCGCTGCAAACGCAAAAAGGCCATGCAGCCCAATGGACAACAGTCCCAGACACTGCCCCACCCCCACAGTGCTGGCTGCTCTGTAGCTAgggtgaaggcacatcagtgccGATCAGGGACTTTACCAACCCCAATGAAACCCCAACCGGGCCTGGACAGCCAGGCTTGCCCCCCAGGACGGCAGGGTGCCTGCAAGGAGATAGTGCCCTTAGCTGGGAACGGGGATATTAAAGAAAAGCTCCAGGCCATGGAAAACCTCATCAGCTCCAGTCAGGAGACCATCAAAGTCTTACTGGGGGTCATCCAAGAGCTGGAGAAGGGCGAGGCTCAGAGAGAAGG GCTTTCCTAccgaacaggacaggacacagccAACTGCGACACGTGTCGAAACAGTGCCTGCATCATTTATAG tgtggaGCTGGACTTCAAGCAGCAGGAGGACAAATTACAGCCCCTGATTAAGAGACTGTGCCCCTTGGACGACCCTCAATACCCTGCTCTGCCTTACCCCCACGAGGTGTTCACCTCAACCCCCAAACGCAAGTCCAAGACAGAGTCCAAAAAGCATGGTCGCTGGAAACTCTGGTTCCTATAA